From a region of the Falco peregrinus isolate bFalPer1 chromosome 5, bFalPer1.pri, whole genome shotgun sequence genome:
- the ANO10 gene encoding anoctamin-10 isoform X1, giving the protein MEPAAGVSAQKMAESWSFLDNFEPNFTPLVVIELAKGTKEETIEWFTKRIVDKKANGGAQLLVKPLVMGNGDKNIYLVGASHLRLLLGAETVGLVKECNDNSMRTFTYSSRKTFKYFADDNHNFLTMAECQYIIKHELENLRAKDEKMIPGYPQAKLYPGKSIVRRLLTSGILVQIFPLHDREELKKLRHSWYGRVKVGYQPLDEIRCYFGETIALYFGFLEYFTFALIPMAVIGIPYYVFAWEDYDKYVMFATFNLLWSTVILEVWKRICAIMTYRWGTLLMKRQFEEPRPGFHGVLGINPVTGREEPVYSSIKRQMRIYLVSLPFVCLCLYFSLYVMMIYFDLEQWALDYHEENESNFSSLMLFVPSIIYAVVIEIMNRIYRYAAEFLTSWENHRLESSYQNHLVLKVLVFNFLNCFASLFYIAFVLFDMKLLRQSLATLLITSQILNQFAESLLPYWLQKRHKKRIKKRMCSLKTDTDLSLVEQINLEKEMGTYFGTFDDYLELFLQFGYVSLFSCVYPLAAVFAVLNNITEIYSDALKMCRVYKRPFAEPTANIGVWQLAFETMSVISVVTNCILIGMSPQVNALFPDSKMDLILTVALVEHLLLAIKFIMAFVIPDKPKHIQIKLAKLEFESLEALKQQQMKLAAESLKE; this is encoded by the exons TAAGCGCTCAAAAGATGGCAGAAAGCTGGTCTTTCTTGGATAATTTTGAACCTAACTTCACGCCCCTGGTAGTAATTGAGCTTGCAAAAGGCACCAAAGAGGAAACCATAGAATGGTTCACTAAACGAATTGTGgacaaaaaagcaaatggag gtgCACAGCTGCTGGTTAAACCATTGGTCATGGGAAATggagataaaaatatttatctcgTTGGAGCTTCCCACTTAAGGCTGTTGCTGGGAGCTGAAACTGTGGGTTTGGTGAAGGAATGTAATGATAACTCAATGAGAACTTTTACATACAGCAGTAGAaaaactttcaaatattttgcag ATGACAATCACAATTTCCTTACAATGGCAGAATGTCAGTATATCATCAAGCATGAACTCGAAAATTTGAGAgctaaagatgaaaaaatgatCCCAGGATATCCTCAGGCAAAGCTGTATCCAGGAAAATCAATTG TGAGAAGATTATTGACCAGTGGTATTCTAGTGCAGATTTTCCCACTGCATGATAGAGAAGAGTTGAAAAAGCTCCGTCACAGCTGGTATGGCCGAGTGAAAGTTGGCTATCAACCTTTAG atgaGATACGCTGCTACTTTGGTGAAACCATTGCTCTCTACTTTGGCTTCTTAGAGTACTTCACATTTGCCTTGATTCCAATGGCTGTCATAGGGATTCCTTATTATGTGTTTGCATGGGAAGACTATGACAAATATGTGATGTTTGCCACATTCAATCTGCTCTGGTCTACTGTGATACTGGAAGTTTGGAAGCGGATTTGTGCCATCATGACATATCGCTGGGGGACACTGTTGATGAAACGACAGTTTGAAGAACCAAGACCAGGCTTTCATGGTGTTCTGGGTATCAATCCTGTCACTGGGAGGGAGGAACCAGTGTACTCAAGTATTAAGAGACAGATGAGGATTTATCTGGTGTCCTTACCATTTGTGTGCCTTTGCCTCTACTTCTCACTTTATGTGATGATGATTTACTTTGATTTGGAACAGTGGGCTCTGGATTATCATGAGGAGAATGAGTCTAACTTCAGCAGCTTGATGCTGTTTGTGCCCAGTATCATATACGCTGTTGTGATTGAAATTATGAACCGTATCTATCGGTATGCTGCGGAATTTTTAACATCATGGG AAAATCACAGGCTGGAATCTTCGTATCAGAATCATTTGGTACTGAAGGTTTTAGTG TTCAACTTCTTAAATTGTTTTGCATCTCTTTTCTACAttgcttttgtgctgtttgACATGAAGCTTTTGAGGCAG aGCTTGGCCACTTTGCTGATAACTTCGCAGATCCTTAATCAGTTTGCAGAATCCTTGCTTCCTTACTGGCTCCAAAAGCGACATAAGAAGAGGATCAAGAAACGCATGTGTTCTCTGAAAACAGATACGGACCTGTCATTAGTCGAACAAATCAACTTGGAGAAAGAAATGGGCACCTATTTT GGTACTTTTGATGATTATCTGGAGTTGTTCTTACAGTTTGGCTATGTGAGTCTTTTCTCATGTGTTTATCCACTGGCAGCCGTCTTTGCAGTGTTAAACAACATCACAGAGATATATTCTGATGCTTTAAAGATGTGTAGAGTTTACAAGCGTCCATTTGCAGAACCCACAGCAAATATTGGTGTTTGGCAG ttggcTTTTGAAACTATGAGTGTGATATCTGTTGTTACTAATTGCATACTGATTGGAATGTCTCCACAAGTGAATGCCCTTTTCCCAGACTCAAAAATGGACCTTATTCTGACTGTGGCACTGGTAGAG
- the ANO10 gene encoding anoctamin-10 isoform X3 — protein MEPAAGVSAQKMAESWSFLDNFEPNFTPLVVIELAKGTKEETIEWFTKRIVDKKANGGAQLLVKPLVMGNGDKNIYLVGASHLRLLLGAETVGLVKECNDNSMRTFTYSSRKTFKYFADDNHNFLTMAECQYIIKHELENLRAKDEKMIPGYPQAKLYPGKSIVRRLLTSGILVQIFPLHDREELKKLRHSWYGRVKVGYQPLDEIRCYFGETIALYFGFLEYFTFALIPMAVIGIPYYVFAWEDYDKYVMFATFNLLWSTVILEVWKRICAIMTYRWGTLLMKRQFEEPRPGFHGVLGINPVTGREEPVYSSIKRQMRIYLVSLPFVCLCLYFSLYVMMIYFDLEQWALDYHEENESNFSSLMLFVPSIIYAVVIEIMNRIYRYAAEFLTSWENHRLESSYQNHLVLKVLVFNFLNCFASLFYIAFVLFDMKLLRQSLATLLITSQILNQFAESLLPYWLQKRHKKRIKKRMCSLKTDTDLSLVEQINLEKEMGTYFGTFDDYLELFLQFGYVSLFSCVYPLAAVFAVLNNITEIYSDALKMCRVYKRPFAEPTANIGVWQLAFETMSVISVVTNCILIGMSPQVNALFPDSKMDLILTVALVEQMKLAAESLKE, from the exons TAAGCGCTCAAAAGATGGCAGAAAGCTGGTCTTTCTTGGATAATTTTGAACCTAACTTCACGCCCCTGGTAGTAATTGAGCTTGCAAAAGGCACCAAAGAGGAAACCATAGAATGGTTCACTAAACGAATTGTGgacaaaaaagcaaatggag gtgCACAGCTGCTGGTTAAACCATTGGTCATGGGAAATggagataaaaatatttatctcgTTGGAGCTTCCCACTTAAGGCTGTTGCTGGGAGCTGAAACTGTGGGTTTGGTGAAGGAATGTAATGATAACTCAATGAGAACTTTTACATACAGCAGTAGAaaaactttcaaatattttgcag ATGACAATCACAATTTCCTTACAATGGCAGAATGTCAGTATATCATCAAGCATGAACTCGAAAATTTGAGAgctaaagatgaaaaaatgatCCCAGGATATCCTCAGGCAAAGCTGTATCCAGGAAAATCAATTG TGAGAAGATTATTGACCAGTGGTATTCTAGTGCAGATTTTCCCACTGCATGATAGAGAAGAGTTGAAAAAGCTCCGTCACAGCTGGTATGGCCGAGTGAAAGTTGGCTATCAACCTTTAG atgaGATACGCTGCTACTTTGGTGAAACCATTGCTCTCTACTTTGGCTTCTTAGAGTACTTCACATTTGCCTTGATTCCAATGGCTGTCATAGGGATTCCTTATTATGTGTTTGCATGGGAAGACTATGACAAATATGTGATGTTTGCCACATTCAATCTGCTCTGGTCTACTGTGATACTGGAAGTTTGGAAGCGGATTTGTGCCATCATGACATATCGCTGGGGGACACTGTTGATGAAACGACAGTTTGAAGAACCAAGACCAGGCTTTCATGGTGTTCTGGGTATCAATCCTGTCACTGGGAGGGAGGAACCAGTGTACTCAAGTATTAAGAGACAGATGAGGATTTATCTGGTGTCCTTACCATTTGTGTGCCTTTGCCTCTACTTCTCACTTTATGTGATGATGATTTACTTTGATTTGGAACAGTGGGCTCTGGATTATCATGAGGAGAATGAGTCTAACTTCAGCAGCTTGATGCTGTTTGTGCCCAGTATCATATACGCTGTTGTGATTGAAATTATGAACCGTATCTATCGGTATGCTGCGGAATTTTTAACATCATGGG AAAATCACAGGCTGGAATCTTCGTATCAGAATCATTTGGTACTGAAGGTTTTAGTG TTCAACTTCTTAAATTGTTTTGCATCTCTTTTCTACAttgcttttgtgctgtttgACATGAAGCTTTTGAGGCAG aGCTTGGCCACTTTGCTGATAACTTCGCAGATCCTTAATCAGTTTGCAGAATCCTTGCTTCCTTACTGGCTCCAAAAGCGACATAAGAAGAGGATCAAGAAACGCATGTGTTCTCTGAAAACAGATACGGACCTGTCATTAGTCGAACAAATCAACTTGGAGAAAGAAATGGGCACCTATTTT GGTACTTTTGATGATTATCTGGAGTTGTTCTTACAGTTTGGCTATGTGAGTCTTTTCTCATGTGTTTATCCACTGGCAGCCGTCTTTGCAGTGTTAAACAACATCACAGAGATATATTCTGATGCTTTAAAGATGTGTAGAGTTTACAAGCGTCCATTTGCAGAACCCACAGCAAATATTGGTGTTTGGCAG ttggcTTTTGAAACTATGAGTGTGATATCTGTTGTTACTAATTGCATACTGATTGGAATGTCTCCACAAGTGAATGCCCTTTTCCCAGACTCAAAAATGGACCTTATTCTGACTGTGGCACTGGTAGAG
- the ANO10 gene encoding anoctamin-10 isoform X2 produces MAESWSFLDNFEPNFTPLVVIELAKGTKEETIEWFTKRIVDKKANGGAQLLVKPLVMGNGDKNIYLVGASHLRLLLGAETVGLVKECNDNSMRTFTYSSRKTFKYFADDNHNFLTMAECQYIIKHELENLRAKDEKMIPGYPQAKLYPGKSIVRRLLTSGILVQIFPLHDREELKKLRHSWYGRVKVGYQPLDEIRCYFGETIALYFGFLEYFTFALIPMAVIGIPYYVFAWEDYDKYVMFATFNLLWSTVILEVWKRICAIMTYRWGTLLMKRQFEEPRPGFHGVLGINPVTGREEPVYSSIKRQMRIYLVSLPFVCLCLYFSLYVMMIYFDLEQWALDYHEENESNFSSLMLFVPSIIYAVVIEIMNRIYRYAAEFLTSWENHRLESSYQNHLVLKVLVFNFLNCFASLFYIAFVLFDMKLLRQSLATLLITSQILNQFAESLLPYWLQKRHKKRIKKRMCSLKTDTDLSLVEQINLEKEMGTYFGTFDDYLELFLQFGYVSLFSCVYPLAAVFAVLNNITEIYSDALKMCRVYKRPFAEPTANIGVWQLAFETMSVISVVTNCILIGMSPQVNALFPDSKMDLILTVALVEHLLLAIKFIMAFVIPDKPKHIQIKLAKLEFESLEALKQQQMKLAAESLKE; encoded by the exons ATGGCAGAAAGCTGGTCTTTCTTGGATAATTTTGAACCTAACTTCACGCCCCTGGTAGTAATTGAGCTTGCAAAAGGCACCAAAGAGGAAACCATAGAATGGTTCACTAAACGAATTGTGgacaaaaaagcaaatggag gtgCACAGCTGCTGGTTAAACCATTGGTCATGGGAAATggagataaaaatatttatctcgTTGGAGCTTCCCACTTAAGGCTGTTGCTGGGAGCTGAAACTGTGGGTTTGGTGAAGGAATGTAATGATAACTCAATGAGAACTTTTACATACAGCAGTAGAaaaactttcaaatattttgcag ATGACAATCACAATTTCCTTACAATGGCAGAATGTCAGTATATCATCAAGCATGAACTCGAAAATTTGAGAgctaaagatgaaaaaatgatCCCAGGATATCCTCAGGCAAAGCTGTATCCAGGAAAATCAATTG TGAGAAGATTATTGACCAGTGGTATTCTAGTGCAGATTTTCCCACTGCATGATAGAGAAGAGTTGAAAAAGCTCCGTCACAGCTGGTATGGCCGAGTGAAAGTTGGCTATCAACCTTTAG atgaGATACGCTGCTACTTTGGTGAAACCATTGCTCTCTACTTTGGCTTCTTAGAGTACTTCACATTTGCCTTGATTCCAATGGCTGTCATAGGGATTCCTTATTATGTGTTTGCATGGGAAGACTATGACAAATATGTGATGTTTGCCACATTCAATCTGCTCTGGTCTACTGTGATACTGGAAGTTTGGAAGCGGATTTGTGCCATCATGACATATCGCTGGGGGACACTGTTGATGAAACGACAGTTTGAAGAACCAAGACCAGGCTTTCATGGTGTTCTGGGTATCAATCCTGTCACTGGGAGGGAGGAACCAGTGTACTCAAGTATTAAGAGACAGATGAGGATTTATCTGGTGTCCTTACCATTTGTGTGCCTTTGCCTCTACTTCTCACTTTATGTGATGATGATTTACTTTGATTTGGAACAGTGGGCTCTGGATTATCATGAGGAGAATGAGTCTAACTTCAGCAGCTTGATGCTGTTTGTGCCCAGTATCATATACGCTGTTGTGATTGAAATTATGAACCGTATCTATCGGTATGCTGCGGAATTTTTAACATCATGGG AAAATCACAGGCTGGAATCTTCGTATCAGAATCATTTGGTACTGAAGGTTTTAGTG TTCAACTTCTTAAATTGTTTTGCATCTCTTTTCTACAttgcttttgtgctgtttgACATGAAGCTTTTGAGGCAG aGCTTGGCCACTTTGCTGATAACTTCGCAGATCCTTAATCAGTTTGCAGAATCCTTGCTTCCTTACTGGCTCCAAAAGCGACATAAGAAGAGGATCAAGAAACGCATGTGTTCTCTGAAAACAGATACGGACCTGTCATTAGTCGAACAAATCAACTTGGAGAAAGAAATGGGCACCTATTTT GGTACTTTTGATGATTATCTGGAGTTGTTCTTACAGTTTGGCTATGTGAGTCTTTTCTCATGTGTTTATCCACTGGCAGCCGTCTTTGCAGTGTTAAACAACATCACAGAGATATATTCTGATGCTTTAAAGATGTGTAGAGTTTACAAGCGTCCATTTGCAGAACCCACAGCAAATATTGGTGTTTGGCAG ttggcTTTTGAAACTATGAGTGTGATATCTGTTGTTACTAATTGCATACTGATTGGAATGTCTCCACAAGTGAATGCCCTTTTCCCAGACTCAAAAATGGACCTTATTCTGACTGTGGCACTGGTAGAG